A genome region from Mastacembelus armatus chromosome 8, fMasArm1.2, whole genome shotgun sequence includes the following:
- the tlk2 gene encoding serine/threonine-protein kinase tousled-like 2 isoform X2, with product MMEELHSLDPRRQELLEARFTGVGVAKGSVQSQNESSNQSLCSVGSLSDKELETPEKKANDQRVRKRKADHFDSSQGKAGARGHKISDYFEVQQGSPSSVSSVNTEHSSSSLKPSSLHMLHKATQSDLTIEKLTAMENNKNSDLEKKEGRIDDLLRTNCDLRRQIDEQQRMLERYKERLNKCVTMSKKLLIEKSKQEKMACRDKSMQDRLRLGHFTTVRHGASFTEQWTDGYAFQNLIKQQERINSQREDIERQRKLLAKRKPPSMAQTPPPSLEQNKRKSKTNGTESEALSQAEYHEQEEIFKLRLGHLKKEEAEIQAELERLERVRNLHIRELKRIHNEDNSQFKDHPTLNDRYLLLHLLGRGGFSEVYKAFDLTEQRYVAVKIHQLNKNWRDEKKENYHKHACREYRIHKELDHPRIVKLYDYFSLDTDSFCTVLEYCEGNDLDFYLKQHKLMSEKEGRSIIMQIVNALKYLNEIRPPIIHYDLKPGNILLVNGTACGEIKITDFGLSKIMDDDSYNSVDGMELTSQGAGTYWYLPPECFVVGKEPPKISNKVDVWSVGVIFYQCLYGRKPFGHNQSQQDILQENTILKATDVQFPPKPVVTPEAKAFIRRCLVYRKEDRIDVHQLASDPFLMPHIRKSVASSGTSGMAVASTSSSSNSSASN from the exons ATGATGGAAGAATTGCATAGCCTGGACCCCCGGCGGCAGGAGCTGTTGGAGGCTCGCTTCACTGGGGTCGGCGTGGCCAAG ggCTCAGTTCAGAGTCAAAATGAGTCATCCAATCAGAGTCTATGCAGTGTGGGCTCGCTCAGTGACAAAGAACTAGAG ACTCCTGAGAAAAAGGCGAATGACCAGAGAGTAAGAAAAAGGAAAGCAGACCACTTTGACAGCAGCCAAG GCAAAGCCGGAGCAAGGGGACATAAAATTAGTGATTATTTTGAG GTGCAGCAGGGCAGCCCTTCTTCTGTCAGCTCAGTGAACACAGAGCACTCGTCGTCTTCACTGAAGCCTTCTTCTCTTCACATGCTCCATAAAGCTACACAG TCTGACCTTACTATAGAGAAACTAACAGCAATGGAGAACAACAAGAACTCTGATCTGGAGAAGAAGGAGGGCCGAATCGACGATTTACTGCGG ACAAACTGTGATCTGAGAAGACAGATTGATGAACAGCAGAGGATGCTGGAACGATACAAGGAACGCTTAAATAAGTGTGTGACCATGTCAAAGAAGCTGCTGATTGAAAAA TCCAAACAGGAGAAGATGGCATGCCGGGATAAAAGCATGCAGGACAGGCTTCGACTGGGTCACTTCACCACGGTGAGACATGGAGCGTCCTTCACTGAGCAGTGGACAGATGGATATGCCTTCCAGAACCTTATCAA ACAACAAGAAAGGATCAACTCCCAGCGAGAGGACATAGAGAGGCAGAGGAAGCTGCTGGCCAAACGCAAGCCACCCTCCATGGCCCAGACTCCACCTCCAAGCCTGGAGCAAAACAAACGCAAAAGCAAGACCAATGGAACAGAAAGTGAAGC GTTATCACAGGCAGAGTACCACGAGCAGGAGGAAATCTTTAAACTAAGACTAGGCCATCTTAAGAAG GAGGAGGCTGAGATCCAGGCAGAGCTGGAGAGGTTGGAGAGAGTGCGGAACCTGCACATTCGCGAGCTGAAGAGGATTCACAATGAGGATAATTCTCA ATTTAAAGATCACCCTACGCTAAATGACCGATACCTGCTACTACATTTACTTGGAAGGGGAGGTTTCAGTGAAGTTTACAAG GCCTTTGACTTAACAGAGCAAAGGTACGTTGCTGTCAAAATTCACCAGTTAAACAAGAACTGGAGGGATGAGAAGAAGGAAAATTATCACAA GCATGCATGCAGAGAATATAGAATTCATAAAGAGCTGGACCACCCAAGAATAGTTAAACTCTATGACTACTTTTCACTTGACACTGACTC GTTCTGCACAGTCCTGGAGTACTGTGAGGGTAATGACTTGGACTTTTACCTGAAGCAGCATAAGCTCATGTCAGAGAAAGAGGGCCGCTCCATCATCATGCAGATTGTCAACGCTCTCAAGTACCTCAATGAGATCAGACCGCCCATTATCCACTACGACCTTAAACCCG GTAACATCCTCCTGGTGAACGGCACTGCCTGCGGAGAAATCAAGATCACAGACTTTGGCCTCTCAAAGATCATGGATGATGACAGCTACAACTCGGTGGATGGGATGGAGCTGACGTCACAGGGAGCAGGGACATACTG GTATCTTCCTCCTGAATGCTTTGTGGTTGGGAAGGAACCACCCAAAATCTCCAACAAGGTGGATGTGTGGTCTGTGGGAGTCATTTTCTACCAGTGTTTGTATGGCCGCAAG CCCTTTGGCCACAACCAGTCCCAGCAGGACATCCTGCAGGAAAACACCATACTGAAGGCAACAGATGTGCAGTTTCCCCCAAAACCAGTAGTCACACCTGAAGCTAAG GCCTTTATAAGGCGCTGTCTCGTCTACCGTAAGGAGGATCGCATTGATGTGCACCAGCTGGCCAGTGACCCCTTCCTCATGCCACACATCCGTAAGTCAGTGGCGTCCTCGGGCACCTCAGGCATGGCTGTGGCCTCCACATCCAGCTCCTCCAACAGCAGCGCCTCAAACTGA
- the mettl2a gene encoding tRNA N(3)-cytidine methyltransferase METTL2 gives MAGPHAVVAVEGDSGETGLVLSDSSTGDVKRPQFGTRFLTDPRQVFQHNAWDNVEWTEEQEAAAKKKVLENSQPLPPEKQEEYDDRANEYWNDFYTIHENRFFKDRHWLFTEFPELAPRRSLNHEFHPEGCGTEDQEQDSLDQEQSTEAAPAVHTDDDFPGSSATYRILEVGCGVGNTVFPILKTNNDPGLFVYCCDFSSTAVELVKTNPDYDPGRCFAFVHDLSNVEASYPIPDGTLDVIVLIFVLSALHPNKMQASISRLARLLKPGGVMLLRDYGRYDMAQLRFKKGRCLSENFYVRGDGTRVYFFTQDELHELFTEAGLEKVQNLVDRRLQVNRGKQLTMYRVWIQCKYHKAPIQPPEPEDGTHLA, from the exons ATGGCGGGGCCCCATGCCGTGGTCGCTGTGGAGGGAGACAGCGGCGAAACAGGGCTGGTCCTGTCAGACTCATCCACcggggatgtgaagagacctCAGTTCGGGACACGTTTCCTCACAGACCCGCGACAGGTCTTCCAGCATAACGCATG GGACAATGTGGAGTGGACTGAGGAACAAGAAGCAGCTGCTAAGAAGAAAGTCTTAGAAAACAGTCAGCCACTGCCTCCAGAGAAACAAG AGGAATACGACGACCGGGCCAATGAGTACTGGAATGACTTTTACACAATCCACGAGAACCGTTTCTTCAAAGACCGACACTGGCTCTTTACAGAGTTCCCAGAATTGGCCCCCCGGCGTAGCCTGAACCATGAATTCCATCCAGAAGGCTGTGGCACAGAAGACCAGGAGCAGGACAGTCTGGATCAAGAACAAAGCACAGAAGCTGCTCCTGCAGTTCACACTGATGATGACTTTCCTGGCTCCTCTGCTACATATCGGATTCTGGAG GTCGGCTGTGGTGTGGGGAATACAGTTTTTCCAATACTGAAGACCAACAA TGACCCAGGACTTTTTGTTTACTGCTGTGATTTCTCCAGCACTGCTGTGGAATTAGTTAAG ACTAATCCTGATTATGACCCTGGCCGCTGCTTCGCCTTTGTTCACGACTTGAGCAATGTGGAAGCCAGTTACCCCATCCCCGATGGAACGCTTGATGTTATTGTGCTGATCTTTGTACTGTCAGCGTTGCATCCCAACAA GATGCAAGCATCCATCAGTAGATTGGCACGTTTGCTGAAGCCTGGGGGAGTGATGCTGCTCAGGGACTACGGGCGCTACGACATGGCACAGCTCCGCTTCAAGAAAG gAAGGTGTCTGTCAGAAAACTTTTATGTCCGAGGGGATGGAACAAGAGTGTATTTCTTTACCCAAG ATGAGCTGCATGAGCTGTTCACCGAGGCAGGGCTTGAAAAAGTTCAAAACCTCGTGGACAGAAGGCTACAAgtaaacagagggaaacagctCACCATGTACAGAGTGTGGATCCAGTGCAAGTACCACAAGGCTCCAATTCAGCCACCTGAGCCAGAGGACGGCACCCACCTGGCTTGA
- the tlk2 gene encoding serine/threonine-protein kinase tousled-like 2 isoform X1: MMEELHSLDPRRQELLEARFTGVGVAKGSVQSQNESSNQSLCSVGSLSDKELETPEKKANDQRVRKRKADHFDSSQGKAGARGHKISDYFEFAGGSGPGTSPARGIPPVVRSSPQHSLSNPPVTVQQGSPSSVSSVNTEHSSSSLKPSSLHMLHKATQSDLTIEKLTAMENNKNSDLEKKEGRIDDLLRTNCDLRRQIDEQQRMLERYKERLNKCVTMSKKLLIEKSKQEKMACRDKSMQDRLRLGHFTTVRHGASFTEQWTDGYAFQNLIKQQERINSQREDIERQRKLLAKRKPPSMAQTPPPSLEQNKRKSKTNGTESEALSQAEYHEQEEIFKLRLGHLKKEEAEIQAELERLERVRNLHIRELKRIHNEDNSQFKDHPTLNDRYLLLHLLGRGGFSEVYKAFDLTEQRYVAVKIHQLNKNWRDEKKENYHKHACREYRIHKELDHPRIVKLYDYFSLDTDSFCTVLEYCEGNDLDFYLKQHKLMSEKEGRSIIMQIVNALKYLNEIRPPIIHYDLKPGNILLVNGTACGEIKITDFGLSKIMDDDSYNSVDGMELTSQGAGTYWYLPPECFVVGKEPPKISNKVDVWSVGVIFYQCLYGRKPFGHNQSQQDILQENTILKATDVQFPPKPVVTPEAKAFIRRCLVYRKEDRIDVHQLASDPFLMPHIRKSVASSGTSGMAVASTSSSSNSSASN, from the exons ATGATGGAAGAATTGCATAGCCTGGACCCCCGGCGGCAGGAGCTGTTGGAGGCTCGCTTCACTGGGGTCGGCGTGGCCAAG ggCTCAGTTCAGAGTCAAAATGAGTCATCCAATCAGAGTCTATGCAGTGTGGGCTCGCTCAGTGACAAAGAACTAGAG ACTCCTGAGAAAAAGGCGAATGACCAGAGAGTAAGAAAAAGGAAAGCAGACCACTTTGACAGCAGCCAAG GCAAAGCCGGAGCAAGGGGACATAAAATTAGTGATTATTTTGAG TTTGCGGGAGGTAGCGGTCCTGGTACCAGCCCTGCCAGGGGAATACCACCAGTGGTCCGCTCTTCCCCACAGCACTCTCTCTCCAACCCCCCTGTCACG GTGCAGCAGGGCAGCCCTTCTTCTGTCAGCTCAGTGAACACAGAGCACTCGTCGTCTTCACTGAAGCCTTCTTCTCTTCACATGCTCCATAAAGCTACACAG TCTGACCTTACTATAGAGAAACTAACAGCAATGGAGAACAACAAGAACTCTGATCTGGAGAAGAAGGAGGGCCGAATCGACGATTTACTGCGG ACAAACTGTGATCTGAGAAGACAGATTGATGAACAGCAGAGGATGCTGGAACGATACAAGGAACGCTTAAATAAGTGTGTGACCATGTCAAAGAAGCTGCTGATTGAAAAA TCCAAACAGGAGAAGATGGCATGCCGGGATAAAAGCATGCAGGACAGGCTTCGACTGGGTCACTTCACCACGGTGAGACATGGAGCGTCCTTCACTGAGCAGTGGACAGATGGATATGCCTTCCAGAACCTTATCAA ACAACAAGAAAGGATCAACTCCCAGCGAGAGGACATAGAGAGGCAGAGGAAGCTGCTGGCCAAACGCAAGCCACCCTCCATGGCCCAGACTCCACCTCCAAGCCTGGAGCAAAACAAACGCAAAAGCAAGACCAATGGAACAGAAAGTGAAGC GTTATCACAGGCAGAGTACCACGAGCAGGAGGAAATCTTTAAACTAAGACTAGGCCATCTTAAGAAG GAGGAGGCTGAGATCCAGGCAGAGCTGGAGAGGTTGGAGAGAGTGCGGAACCTGCACATTCGCGAGCTGAAGAGGATTCACAATGAGGATAATTCTCA ATTTAAAGATCACCCTACGCTAAATGACCGATACCTGCTACTACATTTACTTGGAAGGGGAGGTTTCAGTGAAGTTTACAAG GCCTTTGACTTAACAGAGCAAAGGTACGTTGCTGTCAAAATTCACCAGTTAAACAAGAACTGGAGGGATGAGAAGAAGGAAAATTATCACAA GCATGCATGCAGAGAATATAGAATTCATAAAGAGCTGGACCACCCAAGAATAGTTAAACTCTATGACTACTTTTCACTTGACACTGACTC GTTCTGCACAGTCCTGGAGTACTGTGAGGGTAATGACTTGGACTTTTACCTGAAGCAGCATAAGCTCATGTCAGAGAAAGAGGGCCGCTCCATCATCATGCAGATTGTCAACGCTCTCAAGTACCTCAATGAGATCAGACCGCCCATTATCCACTACGACCTTAAACCCG GTAACATCCTCCTGGTGAACGGCACTGCCTGCGGAGAAATCAAGATCACAGACTTTGGCCTCTCAAAGATCATGGATGATGACAGCTACAACTCGGTGGATGGGATGGAGCTGACGTCACAGGGAGCAGGGACATACTG GTATCTTCCTCCTGAATGCTTTGTGGTTGGGAAGGAACCACCCAAAATCTCCAACAAGGTGGATGTGTGGTCTGTGGGAGTCATTTTCTACCAGTGTTTGTATGGCCGCAAG CCCTTTGGCCACAACCAGTCCCAGCAGGACATCCTGCAGGAAAACACCATACTGAAGGCAACAGATGTGCAGTTTCCCCCAAAACCAGTAGTCACACCTGAAGCTAAG GCCTTTATAAGGCGCTGTCTCGTCTACCGTAAGGAGGATCGCATTGATGTGCACCAGCTGGCCAGTGACCCCTTCCTCATGCCACACATCCGTAAGTCAGTGGCGTCCTCGGGCACCTCAGGCATGGCTGTGGCCTCCACATCCAGCTCCTCCAACAGCAGCGCCTCAAACTGA